Genomic segment of Deltaproteobacteria bacterium:
ATGAAAGCCTGCCAAGTTTGGGCGATTGCAGCCTCATCCCTGATGCATTGCAAGAATACGGCGCGAAGCTGCTGATCATCGACCCCCTCATGGCCTACCTTCCCAGCGAGGTGAACTCTTTTCGTGACCAAGATATCCGGCGCATTCTTGCCCCACTCGCAAAGATTGCCGCAGAGACTGGGGCTGCCGTCGTCATCATTCGACACCTGAATAAGAGCCCCGGAGGAAACGCGTTATATCGTGGAGGGGGTAGCATCGGCATCATTGGAGCTGCTCGGAGCGGATTACTTGTTGCCCCAGACCCTGATGACAGCGAACGAAAAATCCTTGCCGTCACGAAATCAAACCTGGCAAAGATTCCCGCTGCATTGGCGTATCGAATCCAGGAAAACTCAGACAAGGTTTCTTTTCTCACCTGGGAAGGTCCAACGAACCACACGGCAACGTCTCTGCTTGCTACACCTTTCGATGGTGAAGGGCATTCTTCCCTTGAAGAGGCCAAGCATTTCTTACGTGAGGTCCTGGCAGATGGCCCAGTCGCTGCAAAGGAAGTCGAAAAGCAAGCAAACCAGGCCAGTATTAGCTACGCGACACTTCGACGGGCCAAAGCTGCTTTGCAGATTAAAGCTGAGAAACGCGGTGGATTCTTCGGGGGAAAAAAAGAGAGCCAGCAATGGTGTTGGGTATTGCCTCCTGAAGATGCTCAATCTCCTCCTGAAGATGCTCAATCTCCCAAGGATGAGCACCTTCAGCAAAGTAGCGAGAAAAACACAAGAAATTTCAACGGTGTTCCTGAAGATGCTCAATCCTCTAAGGATGAACGCCTTAAGGGTAACGATGAGCACCTTCAGCAGAGCTGGGAGGAAGAGGTATGAGTGACATCAACACCTTCATAGAAACCTCTTCAACTCCCTGGCTCTGCCCGTACTGTGGCGAGCCCGTCACAATCAATGACGTTTGCCGTTCGTACGACGGCTTAAGAATCCTGACCCTGTGGCGCTGTGACTCGTGTGAGGTGGTCGCAGCAACCCCTGCAGAAATCCGGCAACCCCCAAGCAGCTGGGTGCCGAGGACAGAGCAATGAGTGAACACGTTATGGCCGTGCACGATTGGGGGATTCCTCAGCTCAGAGCTGATCGACTCGGACAACTTCTTCTCTCCACTGTGTATGCGGGTGGTGTCGTTACTGATCCGGCTAGCACCTTCTTTGTCTGGCGTACCAGCCGTTTTCCTACGTCTGTACGAGGTGGAGTGCTGGGGTTCTATGTCGACGACTACCGGCTTGAAGCGTTGTGGAACCGACAGATCTTCTATGCTGAACAGTTTCACCGCTTTGGCTGGGGTGCACTGATCGAACCGGACTTCTCGTTGTGGAGAGAGGCTGCGCTCGTTGTGCAAGTCTACAATGTCTACCGTACGCGCTGGCTCGGACGCCTTTGGCAAGAGCACGGCCTTGCGGTAATTCCATCACTGAACTGGAGCGATCCGCGCTCTTTCACGTTCTGCTTCAAAGGTATCCCCATAGGAGCGTCAGTCGTTGCCTGCGAATGTCGAACGGCTGGCAAGAACGCCGGAGATCGCGGTCGATTCCTGGCAGGCTTAGCCGAAGGTGTCAGACAGGTACAACCCCAGCACGTCCTCATCTACGGAGGCAAGGCTCATGCATCCTGGCTCACACCTGGGCTTCCTTCTGGGCCTCACTATCTTTTGCTCGATTGCTGGTCGAATCAACGCAACCACTGGCGACAACGCGTCGCTCAACACCAGCGACAGCGGCAACAACGATCCTTATTCAGTAACACAGGAGGTGATCAATCATGGGAGGACGAGGCTCAAGTAGTAGCGGGTCTGGAAGTCCGAAGAAACGTCGAGGCGGAAAGAACAAAGGCCGAACCAAAGGAGATCCAGGGAATCCGACCGGCGACCCGAGACCACAAGAACCCGGCGAAGACAATAGCGATACGTAACGAGCTGTAAGGAGGAATCATGGCGTTTAAGAAAATCGAGGTACCCCAAGCTGCCTTCCTTAAGGCGGGCTTGTTTGGCTTCCAAGGATCAGGCAAGACCTGGACCGCGTCACGGCTGGCCATCGGCTTGCACCAGCATATCAAGTCAAAGAAACCCATCGGGTTCATCGACACCGAAACCGGGAGTGATTTTGTCTATCCACTCTTTAAGGAAGCCGAGATAGAACTCCAGGTTGATAAATCCATTGCGTTCAAAACTCTGATCGAGGATCTCGATGCTGCTGTGGGGTCCTTCGACATCCTCATCATCGATTCCATAACGCACTTCTGGCGGGAGATGCTCCGCGCGTACAAGGTGGCAAAACGACGAACCTTCATCTCGATCAAGGATTGGGGGCCGCTCAAAGATGAGTGGCACACCTTCACCAGCCGCTACGTCAATTCCAAGCTGCACATTCTGATGTGTGGGCGGGCCGCC
This window contains:
- a CDS encoding AAA family ATPase; this translates as MGKKTQQEIAETFGQMQETAKAQSSETPPSKDEPKQSTGPAKIRTPTKQQATEERRRKARLKAVKLTCLADVEPRPLRWLWRDRIPLGKLTMLDGDPGLGKSLITIDVAARVSTHRPMPDETLSDLGEPASVVLLSAEDDTADTIQPRLAAAGADMARIRKMDAIIHGDDESLPSLGDCSLIPDALQEYGAKLLIIDPLMAYLPSEVNSFRDQDIRRILAPLAKIAAETGAAVVIIRHLNKSPGGNALYRGGGSIGIIGAARSGLLVAPDPDDSERKILAVTKSNLAKIPAALAYRIQENSDKVSFLTWEGPTNHTATSLLATPFDGEGHSSLEEAKHFLREVLADGPVAAKEVEKQANQASISYATLRRAKAALQIKAEKRGGFFGGKKESQQWCWVLPPEDAQSPPEDAQSPKDEHLQQSSEKNTRNFNGVPEDAQSSKDERLKGNDEHLQQSWEEEV
- a CDS encoding DUF4417 domain-containing protein: MSEHVMAVHDWGIPQLRADRLGQLLLSTVYAGGVVTDPASTFFVWRTSRFPTSVRGGVLGFYVDDYRLEALWNRQIFYAEQFHRFGWGALIEPDFSLWREAALVVQVYNVYRTRWLGRLWQEHGLAVIPSLNWSDPRSFTFCFKGIPIGASVVACECRTAGKNAGDRGRFLAGLAEGVRQVQPQHVLIYGGKAHASWLTPGLPSGPHYLLLDCWSNQRNHWRQRVAQHQRQRQQRSLFSNTGGDQSWEDEAQVVAGLEVRRNVEAERTKAEPKEIQGIRPATRDHKNPAKTIAIRNEL